From a single Miscanthus floridulus cultivar M001 chromosome 8, ASM1932011v1, whole genome shotgun sequence genomic region:
- the LOC136476086 gene encoding transmembrane E3 ubiquitin-protein ligase FLY2-like yields MAGEEERKRVLGSITFHDVIDNAHDGGVAQIRLEGVYIWPFRQLRMVANSGADGEPLQEEDYFLSNPYHLLRIFSSQVFQESSEEKSQRKNSLTYDMEKHCNTEIAAKVVRVSSNPNDGEHEKYRLEGLVESPAVHDDGECFSPILLNATSLNVEVYYNKAVSYTLMVTFISFLQVLLLIRQMEHSNTQSGAAKVSILMIGQQVIMDAYLCLLHLTAGILVESIFNAFATAAFFKFVVFSIFEMRCHSFGRNPSNV; encoded by the exons ATGGcgggggaggaggagaggaagcggGTGCTG GGTTCAATTACATTCCATGATGTCATTGACAATGCCCACGATGGTGGAGTGGCTCAAATAAGGTTAGAAGGAGTGTACATATGGCCTTTTAGACAACTCCGCATGGTAGCAAACAG TGGCGCAGATGGTGAACCACTTCAGGAAGAGGATTACTTTTTGTCAAATCCATACCATTTG CTGCGGATTTTCTCCTCTCAAGTGTTCCAAGAATCTTCTGAAGAGAAGAGCCAAAGGAAGAATT CTCTCACATATGACATGGAGAAACATTGCAACACAGAAATAGCTGCTAAGGTTGTTCGTGTGTCATCTAACCCAAATG ATGGAGAACACGAGAAGTACCGTTTGGAGGGTTTGGTGGAGAGTCCAGCTGTCCATGATGATGGGGAATGCTTCTCTCCTATCTTATTGAATGCAACTTCTTTGAATGTTGAAGTTTATTACAACAAAGCAGTTAGCTACACACTGATGGTCACTTTT ATCTCTTTCCTTCAAGTTTTGCTGCTGATTAGACAAATGGAGCATAGCAACACTCAATCC GGAGCTGCTAAGGTTTCTATTTTAATGATTGGCCAACAagttatcatggatgcatatctcTGTCTACTTCACCTGACTGCTGGGATATTGGTTG AGTCAATCTTTAACGCCTTCGCAACGGCTGCATTCTTCAAATTTGTTGTATTTTCTATTTTTGAAATGAG ATGTCATTCTTTTGGGAGGAATCCTTCTAATGTATGA